A genomic stretch from Helianthus annuus cultivar XRQ/B chromosome 1, HanXRQr2.0-SUNRISE, whole genome shotgun sequence includes:
- the LOC110936147 gene encoding glu S.griseus protease inhibitor-like: protein MFFNKQARMSTDCQGKSSWPELVGARGEAAATRIEEENPRVDAIVVVEGRDSVITDFRCDRVWVWVNSNGVVVRRPFIG from the exons ATGTTCTTCAATAAACAAGCAAGAATGTCAACAGATTGTCAAG GAAAGAGTTCGTGGCCCGAGCTTGTTGGGGCAAGGGGAGAAGCAGCGGCAACTAGGATTGAGGAAGAGAATCCTCGGGTTGATGCTATTGTGGTAGTGGAGGGAAGGGATTCAGTCATAACAGATTTTCGATGTGACCGTGTGTGGGTGTGGGTGAACTCTAATGGGGTGGTCGTTCGACGTCCTTTCATTGGCTAA